In Methanomassiliicoccus sp., the genomic stretch TTGTATGTCAAAATATTTTATACCGTTACCTTCGACTTTTCCATTCGGTCGACTTTTTGGCCTTTCTTTGCATTTGTGCAAAGGTAACACCGACCGTCCCGCACCTGGACATCCGGGGGGATCGAGATCCTCACCCGGACGAACCTTAGGATATAGGGGGCGTCGCGATCGTTACGAACTTCCACCGTGACTTGATGCCAACTACAGGCATTGTCATGGAGACAGCTCCGGGTGAGTAAGACTCCTTTCAGATCATGCTCTTACAGACCTCTCGGGGATGGGCATCAGCAATGCCCTGGTAGCTCCCTCTCCCGAAGGACAACCACGGACAAAGGCATTAATCAAGCTGGACGCATGGTATTTAGGAAACCTTATTATGACCTTTCCCTTGAAAGGGGAACGATCGCGGTCCTGAGGACCGTGACCTACCACGGTGAATAACTCCATGAGCAACTCCCCCACATATCATAACCCCATCGAGAACCTGGGTCGGACGGCCGCCAGGTTCAGCAAGCAGCTGATGGTGAAGCATGTTCGGATCCCAGGGGTCCGTATACTAGTTAGACATGAGAGGTGCAATGGATGCGGGTCATGCGTCCGCAAGGGATTCTGCCGCGTGGGTGCCATCTCAGTGGTGGATAGGAAGGCCAAGGTCGATGAGAGGGCCTGCCGGGGGTGCACTAGATGCACTCACCTATGCCCCAAGGACGCTCTGGCATTAGAGGTCCGCCCCCCGGCACCGGTCCGTCTCGCCCTGAAGAGGCTGGACCAGGAGCTCACAGGGGTCCTCGGCGAACGCCGCTGATGCACCTCCGTTAACATCTCCTACCAGCACTATACTTAGGCACAGGTGGAGCTCACCTGTCCCCGGCGAACCTTTCCATCATCTGCAGGAACTCCTCGGCCTGGTCGATCCCCTTTTGCCAGAACTCCTCAGAGGTTATGTCGAAGCCCTGGGACTCTGCAAGCTGGGCCGGGGAGCGGCTCGATCCAGATGCTAACAAAGCCTTCATCTTGGGTACGAACTCCCTCCCCTGCTCCTTGTACACCCTGTAGAGGGCGAAAACGAACAGCTGCGCGAAAACGTATGGATAGTTGTAGAAACGGTAGTTGGGGATGTAGTAATGCATCTTCATCGTCCACTCCCACTTCATCTCTGGCAGCCATTCCACAGCATCCCCGTAAACGTCATCGCGCGCTTTGGTCCACAATGCCGCCACCGTTTCCCCGTCCAGGAAGGTCCCGTTCTTTATAGCATCGTACAGGCTCTTTTCGAAGTGGTAGCGGGCGCTGACCTGGAAGGCGGCCATACCGAACTCCTCCCACACAGTATCAAGGACCGCCAGGCGCTCCACGTCCGATGTGGACTCCTTCAGGAGCTGATCGGTGAGCAGGAGCTCTCCGAAGATGGAGCTGGTCTCGGCGATGCAGGACCCGGCGCTGAAGTTGCTGAGGTTCTGCGCGCGTGAGGCCAAATAACCATGGATGGCGTGCCCCAGCTCATGCGCCTGGGTGTAGACGTCGCTCCTCCTGCCGTTGAAGGTTTGTAGCACATAGGCGCTCTTTCCTGAGTACCAGTAGCTGCAGAAGGCCCCGCTGGCCTTCCCCTTGCGAGGCTGCGCATCGATGTGTCTGCGGTCGTACATCTCGCCCACCCATACGGTATACTGTTCATCGAAGGCGGAGTATGCGGCCGTGACCGTGCGTCGGGCGGATCCCCAGTCGTACCTCTTGTCCGGTGCGTTGGGAAGAGGGGAGGAAATGTCCCAGTTGCCAAGCTTCTCCAGGCCCATGAGCCTGGCCTTGAGCTTCAGATAGCGGCGGTATACCATAACGTTCTTCCGCATGACGCTCATCAACGCCTCTATGGCCGCTTCCTCCACATCGTTGTCGAGCAGACTGGGATGGACCGGATCCCCGTACTTACGCCATTCGCACATGTGCAGGTGGTCGGAGCATATCGAGCGCAGGGCCGATGCCCAGAGTATCTCATCCTTGCCCAGTTCCGTGTACACTGTGCTATTGGCATCCCTCCTCTTCCTGCGGTCGGGGTCCGAGTAGAAGCTGATGATCTCGCCGTAAGCTAGGTCCTTGACGCTGCCATCCACCTCTATTCGGAACATGCGTGTTGAAAGCCAGTCCTGCTGCAGCTGGGACCACGCATCCACCCCGTTCTGGTCCTTGGTGATCACAAGACGCTCCTCGGCCTCGGAGAGCAGGTGGGGCACCCTCGCCAGGACCTTTTCCAGGTAGTGGTGGTACTCCGTGAGCACGGGATCGTCCACCAGCTGCGGCCTCCCTTTTATCAGCTCTCCCAGCTCGATATCGGAGAATGCCATCTCCTGGCCAGCCCGGGTCCCGGCGTTCCTGACGGCATCATTGAGCCTCTTGGACACCGGGTCCGTGGAATCGGCGGAGTATGCTAGCTGGCAGAACATGGCGTTCCCCTCGTGCCGAACGTACAGGGCGTCCCTCTCCCCCAGGAACCTCAGAAGGCCTTGGGGGTCCAGACCTGAGATCTTGCCCTGGTATCTCTCCCTGAACTGACGCGTATCTTCGACCAGCTTCTCCAGGCTGGCGACTATAGCATTGGTATTGGTGTCGGTGACAAGCTGTGATAGGTCCCATGTGATAGGTTCGTCCATACTTCAACCTCATCGTTCATGCATCTCTGTAGTTAAATAAAACGGTCCTGTGTTCCACCCAGACGATCCTCATCCTCGCTCTCATGTTCATTGAGCATTCGTTCCACGAAGGACTTTGATGCGGCCAAATATCGTTGGTTGACTCCTGGACCCTGCCAACCGTTATAAGGGGTTGTGTGAAATAACGGTAGCATGGCGCAGGTGTCCTTGAAGGGCCGGACGATCGGCCCCTGGGCCGGGTTCGAAAGGGAGGTGCTCGCTGCCTCAGAGCATGCTGGGTGGGTCCGATATGTGGGACGGCGCCAGGTACAGCTGCGTAAGAGCCCCTTCCTCCCCCCTGACCCCACCCGGACATACGTGCTGCCCGAGGACGTGGTCCTCGACGAGGAGGAGCTGGTGGAGCTGATCGTGGAGCGTCCGCTATATGATGTTCGCTCGCTCGCCAGGGGCTCGGCGTTGGCCGATGATTATGAGAAAGTGTATGATGTCCAGAGCGCCCGCGTTCTCTCGCTTCCCATGCCCCGACCATACCTGGACACCGATGATTTCCTGCACCGCGTCATAATGAACTGGAAGGATGGGGACGAGGACCACCTGGACAAGTCCATCGCCCTGCAGCTCCTCTCCTGCCCCCGGACGGCGATGGGGCCAGGCGGCATTGGCTCTCAGTCCTTCGATCTCTCAGGAGCGTCGAAGGCCCTCGATGACCTGCGCCGCTCCATCGAGGTCAACCTGCCCCTGGAGTTCACGCGGCCTCACCCCCGCTACGAGATGGACTTCCTGTCCACGCCCGCGGACCTGACCTCCTTGCGCAAAAGGGTAGTGTCCGGCGAGGTGGAGGAAGCGTCCTACAACTACCTGAAGATGGTCGACCCATCGCATCATCCCCTCCCGCAGCATGTCCCCACGATCATTTACAACGCCTCCTACCGGCCGGTGAGCAGGGACCCTGACCCTGATGTCCTGGAGTTCCAGCTCTACGGCCTGGCCCTGCGACCGGTGGTCAGCGAGCCCATGCTGGTGCAGATCGAGAAGATGATGGGTTCCATACTCGAGGAGTCGGACCCATCCCTGGCCGGCTACAACATCAGCTTCGACCAGGACGCCCTGGCCAAGATCGCCATGGCCCTCTGCAGGCTGTACCGAAGGGACCGTCTGGACGAGGACATGCTGTCCCAGAGCCGCCAGTGGTTCCGCGAGCTGTACCGGTTCTTTGCGGACCTCCGCATCAACTATGTGCGCCCCGGAGGCTCCTCGAGAGTGGGGGACGAGTACCGGGCCCCTTACGGGCATGAGAGGCAGGGACCCCACGATATGGAGGTACTGCGGGAGATCCACCGCGGCGTGAACGAGGTGGGATTGGATTACGTGTCCTTCACTGGACTCAAGAAGGCGCTGCGGCGCAAGGTCACCGCGGACGAGATCAGGGATTCCATAACGCGGCTGGTCCAGGGTGGAGCGATCATCTCCAAGGAGAACGATAACCTGTTCCGACCGGTGCGGCGCTATGAGACTAGGCTTGCGGACAGGAAGGCGGAGCTGTAGCCCTCACCTGTTCTCCCTCTTTCGTAGCCTGTACCCTATGCCTTGAAAAATGGCCACCAACTGCTCACCGTCATGGACCAGGACCTCATATACTCCGGTGGTACGGCTCTCGCCCACCTTGCGGGCCGTGGCCACGAGGTCCCCCCGGGCCGGCTTCAGGTAGCTTATGCTCACCGTCAGGGCCACCTGGGGGTCCCCTTCGCTGTTGGCCGCCAGCGCGAAGGCCTGGTCCGCCAGCGAGTATACCGCTCCTCCATGTCCGTTCCCCAGGGCATTGGTCATCCCTTTTATGGACATACGCACCACTGCCTCACCGTCGCCTACGGACACGGTCTCCATCTTCAAAGCGATGGCATAGGGGGCGTTCTCGATCTCTTTCAACCTAGCCTCTACCTCACCTGGAAGATTCTTCTTCATGATGCTCAATCAGAGAACGCGCCAAGCATGATGAAGGTAGGGGTCAATGAGCGGCCCCACGCTCCTTCTAGTTAAGGAAGCACCATCGACCTAGGCTCGTACCCAAACGAGAGGCTCTTTGTTTGCTGGAGGTGCAAAGCGGTGCCGAAGGGGGATGGAGCTCCCATGATCGCTGGACCACGGTCCTCGCTCACGGTTCGAACTCGTTCAAAGACGGAGATGAGGGTAGAGCGTAGAATATAGAAGCACCTTGCGGGCAGCGATCACCTCATCGGCCCTAGACTAAACGATATTACATAGAAATATTACCGGCCAGCACAGATGAAATCAGGAGGTTGGAACGTGATGGAGGCACCTATGTTGAGGACCCTCACAGAGAGGAAGTACTACTCGATCGGAGCCTGGATGATCAAGCCGGGGCGGGAGAACGAGTTCGTCTCCACCTGGAACGATTTTGCCCAGTGGACCACCGAGCTGACCGCCGGGGAGTCCATGGGTACGCTGGTCCAGGACGTGGACGAGCCTCGGC encodes the following:
- a CDS encoding M3 family oligoendopeptidase, translated to MDEPITWDLSQLVTDTNTNAIVASLEKLVEDTRQFRERYQGKISGLDPQGLLRFLGERDALYVRHEGNAMFCQLAYSADSTDPVSKRLNDAVRNAGTRAGQEMAFSDIELGELIKGRPQLVDDPVLTEYHHYLEKVLARVPHLLSEAEERLVITKDQNGVDAWSQLQQDWLSTRMFRIEVDGSVKDLAYGEIISFYSDPDRRKRRDANSTVYTELGKDEILWASALRSICSDHLHMCEWRKYGDPVHPSLLDNDVEEAAIEALMSVMRKNVMVYRRYLKLKARLMGLEKLGNWDISSPLPNAPDKRYDWGSARRTVTAAYSAFDEQYTVWVGEMYDRRHIDAQPRKGKASGAFCSYWYSGKSAYVLQTFNGRRSDVYTQAHELGHAIHGYLASRAQNLSNFSAGSCIAETSSIFGELLLTDQLLKESTSDVERLAVLDTVWEEFGMAAFQVSARYHFEKSLYDAIKNGTFLDGETVAALWTKARDDVYGDAVEWLPEMKWEWTMKMHYYIPNYRFYNYPYVFAQLFVFALYRVYKEQGREFVPKMKALLASGSSRSPAQLAESQGFDITSEEFWQKGIDQAEEFLQMMERFAGDR
- a CDS encoding hotdog fold thioesterase encodes the protein MKKNLPGEVEARLKEIENAPYAIALKMETVSVGDGEAVVRMSIKGMTNALGNGHGGAVYSLADQAFALAANSEGDPQVALTVSISYLKPARGDLVATARKVGESRTTGVYEVLVHDGEQLVAIFQGIGYRLRKRENR